The following coding sequences lie in one Phragmites australis chromosome 8, lpPhrAust1.1, whole genome shotgun sequence genomic window:
- the LOC133926457 gene encoding uncharacterized protein LOC133926457 isoform X5 gives MEPYFREFTAEDFEELVTKLQFSSSQIDPCFLVPVVGSGKELGENLDPSHASVSNDSLDLNLNLGKHNEELESNKVQDMLESSNYIGGSVELVSKDESNKENCDQDMQEVIVQHEEQPIEIVLDQGRTDSLVLPGCREDTRPSLNWLLGARGRFVLTSERPNKKRKLLGADAGLEQLVLLPSLEGEAGSICDVCCLGESGMASNMMLHCKNCEISVHQKCYGVHVVPDRFWFCVWCNRNIGMPRRLTRSDACRTVLMPCVLCPKEKGALKPVKRDPGPSADGGNQEFVHLFCSLWRPEFLVEDMESMEPVTNIVDTQENQTKLVCSLCKVMHGACVRCSHGTCRTSFHPICARESMLQLEIWGKFGHDNVEMRAFCAKHSAVRGISSIQNNKNAFEQESTQVDLHDGKLVTGKEQQVRFTRSNKDKFNDTITTSSSCSLNKVQTMEMATSPSTVGSIENRETQSVDIVVDQPMGDGNLMSNAGDVSGVLRKLVDQGKVSVGDIESELGLRSESLEAALEPETTAFSPGLRLKIIKWLQNSVHVPSVQVKPLKDGSLSPQGTLLRSESTNLTNAKLCSGEEDGISSFDHRFPQDDNDNKGWNDLLRNGFHSCRDSDVDQIPGRRLLNIDGYHCYIHPFIEERLQDLWGNYFEQNKEANNYHEKLSCPHGVSAAKLGLLADIAAVDQIHKTKSSGILEHSPDDEIEGEIVYLQSILFNDVVSMKQRYEDWILKVVQNISWELDSFNKRKWDHIIVNQFLRDLREAKKRGNAERRHKEALAILAATAPSVASTSRNATVRKELENNVTSAKQESMPKTNVGSSRVSQLSSLPQAKDVSISNNKVSEDTNFGIFDLAKFSKKSALPCDICLRCDTVLNRIFVCSSCKQAAVHLDCYKSLQYPTGPWKCEFCQELPSDSAISGNQSNCSGAKVCLVQCGLCYGTSGAFRKTLKGQWVHAFCAEWLLETTFKRGQPNAVNRMEGLRKDKETCSICNRNLGACLKCSTADCQITFHPLCARDAGLYMNTKRIGNVLQHEAYCGKHSIEQRKAYRQQYGPEEVKSMKRMRVELELLRFLCERIVRREKVKKDLVVCEHDVLAARRISAASSIWSSYYASGPGVSSESATTSVNNKSYSGAMQRSDDVTVDSSITRKHTVRFSLHNRDADRNTADSSTSTISYKRKLDDGESLTFKNFPEKPATALLESEDVEKKSTDKKHRETYQKELVMTSDQALLKNKSLPERYVYTRRSSQSKRKLCNQHVAEGPGG, from the exons ATGGAGCCGTATTTCCGTGAGTTTACAGCGGAGGATTTCGAGGAATTAGTGACGAAGCTGCAATTCAGTTCTAGCCAGATTGACCCATGTTTCCTTGTACCGGTTGTGGGCAGTGGCAAGGAATTAGGGGAGAATCTCGACCCGTCCCATGCTTCTGTGTCCAATGACAGCTTggatttgaacttgaatttgGGCAAGCATAACGAGGAGTTGGAGAGTAACAAAGTGCAGGATATGCTGGAGAGCTCGAATTATATTGGAGGCAGCGTGGAGCTGGTTAGTAAAGATGAGAGTAACAAAGAGAATTGTGATCAGGATATGCAGGAGGTGATTGTGCAGCATGAGGAGCAGCCGATTGAAATTGTACTAGATCAAGGCAGGACCGATAGCCTTGTTTTACCAGGATGCAGAGAGGATACAAGACCTTCTTTGAATTGGCTACTAGGAGCAAGGGGGCGGTTTGTGCTCACTTCAGAGCGCCCaaacaagaagaggaagctcTTGGGTGCGGATGCTGGGTTAGAGCAGCTTGTGCTGCTGCCATCCTTGGAAGGCGAGGCTGGTTCAATCTGTGATGTATGTTGTTTGGGAGAAAGTGGCATGGCGTCCAACATGATGCTTCATTGCAAGAACTGTGAGATATCTGTGCACCAGAAGTGTTACGGCGTGCATGTGGTGCCAGATCGCTTCTGGTTTTGTGTTTGGTGCAATCGGAATATTGGGATGCCACGGAGGTTGACACGGAGCGATGCTTGCAGGACTGTATTAATGCCTTGTGTGCTATGTCCAAAGGAGAAAGGCGCTTTGAAACCTGTAAAAAGGGATCCTGGTCCATCTGCAGACGGAGGAAACCAAGAATTTGTACATTTATTTTGTAGTCTTTGGAGACCGGAGTTTCTTGTAGAAGACATGGAATCAATGGAACCTGTCACCAATATAGTAGATACCCAAGAGAATCAGACAAAATTGGTGTGCAGCCTTTGCAAGGTCATGCATGGTGCATGTGTCCGCTGTAGCCATG GAACATGCAGGACTTCCTTCCATCCTATATGTGCAAGAGAGTCGATGCTTCAGTTGGAGATATGGGGGAAGTTTGGCCATGATAAT GTTGAGATGCGAGCATTTTGTGCAAAACATTCTGCAGTCAGAGGCATTAGCTCCATACAGAACAACAAAAATGCCTTTGAACAGGAGTCGACACAAGTTGACCTGCATGATGGAAAACTTGTCACTGGGAAGGAACAGCAAGTGAGATTTACACGCAGTAATAAGGACAAATTTAATGACACAATCACAACTTCTAGTTCTTGTAGCCTAAACAAAGTACAGACAATGGAAATGGCTACCTCTCCGTCGACTGTTGGAAGCATAGAAAATCGAGAAACTCAAAGCGTCGATATTGTTGTTGACCAACCTATGGGAGATGGGAATCTTATGAGCAATGCTGGAGATGTTTCCGGAGTTCTTAGAAAG CTAGTTGACCAAGGAAAGGTTAGTGTTGGTGATATAGAATCAGAACTAGGTCTTCGTTCAGAATCATTGGAGGCTGCTCTTGAG CCTGAAACCACCGCCTTCTCCCCTGGTCTGAGGTTGAAAATCATCAAGTGGCTGCAAAACTCCGTGCATGTGCCTTCTGTTCAAGTGAAGCCTCTTAAAGATGGTTCTTTGTCACCACAAG GTACATTGCTTAGAAGTGAAAGTACAAACTTAACAAATGCCAAACTTTGCTCAGGAGAGGAGGATGGTATATCTTCATTTGATCATCGTTTTCCCCAGGatgataatgataataaaggctGGAATGATTTACTACGAAATGGCTTTCACAGTTGTCGCGATTCTGATGTAGATCAGATTCCTGGCCGGCGTTTGCTCAA CATTGATGGTTACCACTGCTATATTCATCCATTCATTGAGGAAAGATTGCAAGATTTGTGGGGTAATTATTTCGAGCAAAATAAAGAGGCAAATAATTATCATG AAAAATTATCTTGTCCCCATGGTGTTTCAGCAGCAAAACTTGGGCTATTAGCAGACATAGCTGCTGTGGATCAAATTCATAAAACAAAATCATCAGGTATCCTGGAGCATTCACCCGATGATGAAATAGAAGGGGAAATTGTTTATTTACAATCCATCCTATTCAATGATGTTGTTTCTATGAAGCAGAGATATG AAGATTGGATACTCAAGGTTGTCCAGAATATTTCTTGGGAGTTGGATTCTTTCAATAAAAGAAAATGGGACCATATCATTGTGAATCAGTTCCTTCGTGATTTGAGGGAAGCTAAGAAACGGGGGAATgcagagaggagacacaaggaAGCTCTAGCTATCCTAGCTGCAACTGCACCTTCTGTTGCATCCACCTCACGAAATGCAACAGTGAGGAAAGAGCTAGAAAACAACGTTACATCTGCTAAACAAGAG AGTATGCCCAAAACCAATGTTGGGTCTTCAAGAGTTAGCCAACTGTCTTCGTTGCCACAAGCAAAGGATGTATCAATTTCTAATAACAAAGTCTCAGAAGATACTAACTTTGGCATTTTTGATCTGGCAAAATTCTCCAAGAAAAGTGCTCTTCCCTGTGATATATGCTTGAGATGTGACACTGTATTGAATCGAATTTTTGTCTGCTCCAGCTGCAAG CAGGCTGCTGTCCACTTAGATTGCTACAAGAGCCTGCAGTATCCCACAGGCCCCTGGAAGTGTGAATTTTGCCAAGAGTTGCCATCGGATTCTGCTATATCTGGCAATCAATCTAATTGCAGTGGTGCAAAAGTATGCTTGGTGCAGTGTGGTTTGTGCTATGGAACATCTGGCGCTTTTAGAAAGACTCTGAAGGGGCAATGGGTTCATGCTTTCTGTGCTGAG TGGCTGTTGGAGACCACATTCAAAAGAGGGCAACCTAATGCAGTCAACAGAATG GAGGGCCTTCGCAAGGATAAAGAGACATGCTCTATCTGCAACCGCAATCTTGGCGCATGCTTGAag TGCAGTACTGCAGACTGTCAAATTACTTTCCATCCTTTGTGCGCTAGGGATGCTGGTCTTTACATGAATACAAAAAGAATTGGTAATGTGTTACAACATGAAGCATACTGTGGCAAACACAGTATCGAGCAAAGAAAG GCTTATCGTCAACAATATGGACCAGAGGAGGTCAAGAGCATGAAACGAATGAGG GTTGAATTGGAACTATTACGCTTCCTTTGTGAGAGGATTGTTAGAAGAGAAAAAGTGAAG AAAGATTTGGTTGTGTGCGAACATGACGTACTTGCTGCAAGAAGGATCTCTGCTGCCTCTTCTATTTGGTCTTCTTATTATGCATCTGGACCTGGAGTGAGTTCAGAATCTGCCACTACTTCTGTTAATAACAAATCATATAGTGGAGCGATGCAAAGATCTGATGATGTCACAGTGGACAGTAGTATTACTAGGAAACATACTGTCAGGTTTTCTCTGCATAACAGGGACGCTGATAGGAACACAGCTGACAGTTCAACATCAACAATATCGTATAAGCGGAAGTTGGATGATGGGGAATCACTTACATTTAAGAATTTTCCAGAAAAACCAGCTACTGCCTTGCTGGAGTCAGAAGATGTTGAAAAGAAATCGACAGATAAAAAG CATAGAGAAACATATCAAAAGGAGCTTGTTATGACATCTGACCAAGCTCTGTTGAAGAACAAGAGCCTTCCGGAGAGATATGTTTATACTCGCCGGAGCTCCCAGTCCAAAAGGAAGCTATGTAATCAGCATGTAGCAGAAGGGCCCGGTGGATAG
- the LOC133926457 gene encoding uncharacterized protein LOC133926457 isoform X2, translated as MEPYFREFTAEDFEELVTKLQFSSSQIDPCFLVPVVGSGKELGENLDPSHASVSNDSLDLNLNLGKHNEELESNKVQDMLESSNYIGGSVELVSKDESNKENCDQDMQEVIVQHEEQPIEIVLDQGRTDSLVLPGCREDTRPSLNWLLGARGRFVLTSERPNKKRKLLGADAGLEQLVLLPSLEGEAGSICDVCCLGESGMASNMMLHCKNCEISVHQKCYGVHVVPDRFWFCVWCNRNIGMPRRLTRSDACRTVLMPCVLCPKEKGALKPVKRDPGPSADGGNQEFVHLFCSLWRPEFLVEDMESMEPVTNIVDTQENQTKLVCSLCKVMHGACVRCSHGTCRTSFHPICARESMLQLEIWGKFGHDNVEMRAFCAKHSAVRGISSIQNNKNAFEQESTQVDLHDGKLVTGKEQQVRFTRSNKDKFNDTITTSSSCSLNKVQTMEMATSPSTVGSIENRETQSVDIVVDQPMGDGNLMSNAGDVSGVLRKLVDQGKVSVGDIESELGLRSESLEAALEPETTAFSPGLRLKIIKWLQNSVHVPSVQVKPLKDGSLSPQGTLLRSESTNLTNAKLCSGEEDGISSFDHRFPQDDNDNKGWNDLLRNGFHSCRDSDVDQIPGRRLLNIDGYHCYIHPFIEERLQDLWGNYFEQNKEANNYHAAKLGLLADIAAVDQIHKTKSSGILEHSPDDEIEGEIVYLQSILFNDVVSMKQRYEDWILKVVQNISWELDSFNKRKWDHIIVNQFLRDLREAKKRGNAERRHKEALAILAATAPSVASTSRNATVRKELENNVTSAKQESMPKTNVGSSRVSQLSSLPQAKDVSISNNKVSEDTNFGIFDLAKFSKKSALPCDICLRCDTVLNRIFVCSSCKQAAVHLDCYKSLQYPTGPWKCEFCQELPSDSAISGNQSNCSGAKVCLVQCGLCYGTSGAFRKTLKGQWVHAFCAEWLLETTFKRGQPNAVNRMEGLRKDKETCSICNRNLGACLKCSTADCQITFHPLCARDAGLYMNTKRIGNVLQHEAYCGKHSIEQRKAYRQQYGPEEVKSMKRMRVELELLRFLCERIVRREKVKKDLVVCEHDVLAARRISAASSIWSSYYASGPGVSSESATTSVNNKSYSGAMQRSDDVTVDSSITRKHTVRFSLHNRDADRNTADSSTSTISYKRKLDDGESLTFKNFPEKPATALLESEDVEKKSTDKKHRETYQKELVMTSDQALLKNKSLPERYVYTRRSSQSKRKLCNQHVAEGPGG; from the exons ATGGAGCCGTATTTCCGTGAGTTTACAGCGGAGGATTTCGAGGAATTAGTGACGAAGCTGCAATTCAGTTCTAGCCAGATTGACCCATGTTTCCTTGTACCGGTTGTGGGCAGTGGCAAGGAATTAGGGGAGAATCTCGACCCGTCCCATGCTTCTGTGTCCAATGACAGCTTggatttgaacttgaatttgGGCAAGCATAACGAGGAGTTGGAGAGTAACAAAGTGCAGGATATGCTGGAGAGCTCGAATTATATTGGAGGCAGCGTGGAGCTGGTTAGTAAAGATGAGAGTAACAAAGAGAATTGTGATCAGGATATGCAGGAGGTGATTGTGCAGCATGAGGAGCAGCCGATTGAAATTGTACTAGATCAAGGCAGGACCGATAGCCTTGTTTTACCAGGATGCAGAGAGGATACAAGACCTTCTTTGAATTGGCTACTAGGAGCAAGGGGGCGGTTTGTGCTCACTTCAGAGCGCCCaaacaagaagaggaagctcTTGGGTGCGGATGCTGGGTTAGAGCAGCTTGTGCTGCTGCCATCCTTGGAAGGCGAGGCTGGTTCAATCTGTGATGTATGTTGTTTGGGAGAAAGTGGCATGGCGTCCAACATGATGCTTCATTGCAAGAACTGTGAGATATCTGTGCACCAGAAGTGTTACGGCGTGCATGTGGTGCCAGATCGCTTCTGGTTTTGTGTTTGGTGCAATCGGAATATTGGGATGCCACGGAGGTTGACACGGAGCGATGCTTGCAGGACTGTATTAATGCCTTGTGTGCTATGTCCAAAGGAGAAAGGCGCTTTGAAACCTGTAAAAAGGGATCCTGGTCCATCTGCAGACGGAGGAAACCAAGAATTTGTACATTTATTTTGTAGTCTTTGGAGACCGGAGTTTCTTGTAGAAGACATGGAATCAATGGAACCTGTCACCAATATAGTAGATACCCAAGAGAATCAGACAAAATTGGTGTGCAGCCTTTGCAAGGTCATGCATGGTGCATGTGTCCGCTGTAGCCATG GAACATGCAGGACTTCCTTCCATCCTATATGTGCAAGAGAGTCGATGCTTCAGTTGGAGATATGGGGGAAGTTTGGCCATGATAAT GTTGAGATGCGAGCATTTTGTGCAAAACATTCTGCAGTCAGAGGCATTAGCTCCATACAGAACAACAAAAATGCCTTTGAACAGGAGTCGACACAAGTTGACCTGCATGATGGAAAACTTGTCACTGGGAAGGAACAGCAAGTGAGATTTACACGCAGTAATAAGGACAAATTTAATGACACAATCACAACTTCTAGTTCTTGTAGCCTAAACAAAGTACAGACAATGGAAATGGCTACCTCTCCGTCGACTGTTGGAAGCATAGAAAATCGAGAAACTCAAAGCGTCGATATTGTTGTTGACCAACCTATGGGAGATGGGAATCTTATGAGCAATGCTGGAGATGTTTCCGGAGTTCTTAGAAAG CTAGTTGACCAAGGAAAGGTTAGTGTTGGTGATATAGAATCAGAACTAGGTCTTCGTTCAGAATCATTGGAGGCTGCTCTTGAG CCTGAAACCACCGCCTTCTCCCCTGGTCTGAGGTTGAAAATCATCAAGTGGCTGCAAAACTCCGTGCATGTGCCTTCTGTTCAAGTGAAGCCTCTTAAAGATGGTTCTTTGTCACCACAAG GTACATTGCTTAGAAGTGAAAGTACAAACTTAACAAATGCCAAACTTTGCTCAGGAGAGGAGGATGGTATATCTTCATTTGATCATCGTTTTCCCCAGGatgataatgataataaaggctGGAATGATTTACTACGAAATGGCTTTCACAGTTGTCGCGATTCTGATGTAGATCAGATTCCTGGCCGGCGTTTGCTCAA CATTGATGGTTACCACTGCTATATTCATCCATTCATTGAGGAAAGATTGCAAGATTTGTGGGGTAATTATTTCGAGCAAAATAAAGAGGCAAATAATTATCATG CAGCAAAACTTGGGCTATTAGCAGACATAGCTGCTGTGGATCAAATTCATAAAACAAAATCATCAGGTATCCTGGAGCATTCACCCGATGATGAAATAGAAGGGGAAATTGTTTATTTACAATCCATCCTATTCAATGATGTTGTTTCTATGAAGCAGAGATATG AAGATTGGATACTCAAGGTTGTCCAGAATATTTCTTGGGAGTTGGATTCTTTCAATAAAAGAAAATGGGACCATATCATTGTGAATCAGTTCCTTCGTGATTTGAGGGAAGCTAAGAAACGGGGGAATgcagagaggagacacaaggaAGCTCTAGCTATCCTAGCTGCAACTGCACCTTCTGTTGCATCCACCTCACGAAATGCAACAGTGAGGAAAGAGCTAGAAAACAACGTTACATCTGCTAAACAAGAG AGTATGCCCAAAACCAATGTTGGGTCTTCAAGAGTTAGCCAACTGTCTTCGTTGCCACAAGCAAAGGATGTATCAATTTCTAATAACAAAGTCTCAGAAGATACTAACTTTGGCATTTTTGATCTGGCAAAATTCTCCAAGAAAAGTGCTCTTCCCTGTGATATATGCTTGAGATGTGACACTGTATTGAATCGAATTTTTGTCTGCTCCAGCTGCAAG CAGGCTGCTGTCCACTTAGATTGCTACAAGAGCCTGCAGTATCCCACAGGCCCCTGGAAGTGTGAATTTTGCCAAGAGTTGCCATCGGATTCTGCTATATCTGGCAATCAATCTAATTGCAGTGGTGCAAAAGTATGCTTGGTGCAGTGTGGTTTGTGCTATGGAACATCTGGCGCTTTTAGAAAGACTCTGAAGGGGCAATGGGTTCATGCTTTCTGTGCTGAG TGGCTGTTGGAGACCACATTCAAAAGAGGGCAACCTAATGCAGTCAACAGAATG GAGGGCCTTCGCAAGGATAAAGAGACATGCTCTATCTGCAACCGCAATCTTGGCGCATGCTTGAag TGCAGTACTGCAGACTGTCAAATTACTTTCCATCCTTTGTGCGCTAGGGATGCTGGTCTTTACATGAATACAAAAAGAATTGGTAATGTGTTACAACATGAAGCATACTGTGGCAAACACAGTATCGAGCAAAGAAAG GCTTATCGTCAACAATATGGACCAGAGGAGGTCAAGAGCATGAAACGAATGAGG GTTGAATTGGAACTATTACGCTTCCTTTGTGAGAGGATTGTTAGAAGAGAAAAAGTGAAG AAAGATTTGGTTGTGTGCGAACATGACGTACTTGCTGCAAGAAGGATCTCTGCTGCCTCTTCTATTTGGTCTTCTTATTATGCATCTGGACCTGGAGTGAGTTCAGAATCTGCCACTACTTCTGTTAATAACAAATCATATAGTGGAGCGATGCAAAGATCTGATGATGTCACAGTGGACAGTAGTATTACTAGGAAACATACTGTCAGGTTTTCTCTGCATAACAGGGACGCTGATAGGAACACAGCTGACAGTTCAACATCAACAATATCGTATAAGCGGAAGTTGGATGATGGGGAATCACTTACATTTAAGAATTTTCCAGAAAAACCAGCTACTGCCTTGCTGGAGTCAGAAGATGTTGAAAAGAAATCGACAGATAAAAAG CATAGAGAAACATATCAAAAGGAGCTTGTTATGACATCTGACCAAGCTCTGTTGAAGAACAAGAGCCTTCCGGAGAGATATGTTTATACTCGCCGGAGCTCCCAGTCCAAAAGGAAGCTATGTAATCAGCATGTAGCAGAAGGGCCCGGTGGATAG